A single genomic interval of Streptomyces showdoensis harbors:
- a CDS encoding MATE family efflux transporter: protein MSAHRRTLVRLAGPVYLELLAGVAAGVINMVWVARLGGDAVAAVAVATNAENLLLGVVLMAASGTTVLVARARGADDPGAVRSAVRGGAVLGALLVPPVAIGGGLLRDPLAALLLGGADHPAHALASAYFAISLPGTAVFFATTVLDGVLKGTGDTRTPMRLAFLANGLILLLDPLLVPAYGVEGAAVSTVLGRSAALAAGLYVLRRNALLRAARAARPAEGTPTALRRTAATGLPMSVDFVVRMAGALALVSVVARLGVTEIAAYGIATKAMYVATMAFYAVRQAASLHTAHLLGAGRDERRAVGRQALGLGALLGTVAAVLLSAAAGPVMRGFGAEPAVAAAGALFLRCLGPYLLLMAGFIALAGVFEGSGGSPRLARITVAGVLVQLPLAYALSAALGLAGICLAMALAMAGQCAALGLLHRRRHGGGTGVRGGRDGQEDAEAGVFSRSA from the coding sequence ATGAGCGCGCACCGCCGCACACTCGTCCGGCTCGCCGGACCCGTCTATCTCGAACTCCTCGCCGGAGTCGCCGCCGGCGTCATCAACATGGTCTGGGTGGCCCGCCTCGGCGGGGACGCCGTCGCGGCCGTCGCCGTCGCCACCAACGCCGAGAACCTGCTCCTCGGCGTCGTCCTCATGGCCGCCTCCGGCACCACCGTCCTCGTCGCCCGGGCCAGGGGCGCCGACGACCCGGGGGCGGTGCGCTCCGCGGTCCGCGGCGGCGCCGTCCTCGGCGCGCTCCTCGTGCCGCCCGTCGCGATCGGCGGCGGGCTGCTGCGCGACCCGCTGGCCGCGCTCCTGCTCGGCGGGGCGGACCACCCGGCACACGCCCTCGCGAGCGCCTACTTCGCCATCTCGCTGCCCGGCACGGCCGTCTTCTTCGCCACCACCGTCCTCGACGGCGTCCTCAAGGGCACCGGCGACACCCGCACCCCGATGCGGCTCGCCTTCCTCGCCAACGGACTGATCCTGCTCCTCGACCCGCTGCTCGTGCCCGCGTACGGGGTGGAGGGAGCCGCCGTCTCCACGGTCCTCGGCCGCTCCGCCGCCCTCGCCGCCGGCCTGTACGTCCTGCGCCGCAACGCGCTGCTGCGGGCCGCCCGCGCCGCCCGCCCGGCCGAGGGCACACCGACCGCCCTGCGCCGCACCGCCGCCACCGGGCTGCCCATGTCCGTCGACTTCGTCGTCCGCATGGCCGGGGCGCTCGCCCTGGTCTCCGTCGTCGCCCGGCTCGGCGTCACCGAGATCGCCGCGTACGGCATCGCCACCAAGGCCATGTACGTCGCCACCATGGCCTTCTACGCCGTCCGGCAGGCCGCCTCCCTCCACACCGCGCACCTGCTCGGCGCCGGGAGGGACGAGCGACGGGCCGTCGGACGGCAGGCCCTCGGCCTCGGCGCCCTGCTCGGGACCGTCGCGGCGGTGCTGCTGTCGGCCGCCGCGGGGCCGGTCATGCGCGGCTTCGGGGCCGAGCCCGCCGTCGCCGCGGCGGGGGCGCTGTTCCTGCGCTGCCTGGGGCCGTACCTGCTGCTGATGGCCGGGTTCATCGCCCTGGCCGGGGTCTTCGAGGGCAGCGGCGGCTCACCGCGGCTCGCCCGGATCACGGTCGCCGGGGTGCTGGTCCAGCTCCCGCTGGCCTACGCGCTGTCCGCGGCCCTCGGGCTCGCCGGGATCTGCCTGGCCATGGCGCTCGCGATGGCGGGCCAGTGCGCCGCCCTCGGGCTGCTGCACCGCCGGAGGCACGGCGGCGGCACGGGCGTGCGGGGCGGCCGGGACGGTCAGGAGGACGCCGAGGCCGGGGTCTTCTCCCGCTCGGCCTGA
- a CDS encoding glycosyltransferase family 4 protein translates to MHKTLIVTNDFPPRPGGIQAFLHNMALRLDPERIVVYASTWKRSREGIEATAAFDAEQPFTVVRDRTTMLLPTPRVTARATALLREHGCESVWFGAAAPLGLMAPALRRAGARRLVATTHGHEAGWAQLPASRQLLRRIGEGTDTITYLGEYTRSRIAAALTPAAAGRMVQLPPGVDEKTFHPDSGGAEVRERLGLSDRPVVVCVSRLVPRKGQDTLILAMPEILRRVPDAVLLIVGGGPYEQDLRKLAARTGVAASVRFTGAVPWAELPAHYGAGDVFAMPCRTRRGGLDVEGLGIVYLEASATGLPVVAGDSGGAPDAVLDGETGWVVRGGVPEESADRIATLLLDPELRARMGERGRRWVEEKWRWDLLAERLRELL, encoded by the coding sequence ATGCACAAGACCCTGATCGTAACGAACGACTTCCCGCCGCGCCCCGGCGGAATCCAGGCCTTCCTGCACAACATGGCGCTGCGCCTGGACCCCGAGCGGATCGTTGTCTACGCCTCCACGTGGAAGCGCAGCCGTGAGGGGATCGAGGCGACCGCCGCGTTCGACGCGGAACAGCCTTTCACGGTCGTCCGCGACCGCACCACCATGCTGCTGCCGACCCCGCGGGTCACCGCCCGGGCCACCGCGCTGCTGCGCGAGCACGGCTGCGAGTCCGTCTGGTTCGGGGCGGCCGCCCCGCTCGGTCTGATGGCACCCGCCCTGCGCCGCGCCGGCGCCCGCCGTCTGGTCGCCACCACCCACGGCCACGAGGCGGGCTGGGCCCAGCTGCCGGCCTCCCGGCAGCTGCTGCGGCGGATCGGCGAGGGCACCGACACGATCACCTACCTCGGCGAGTACACCCGCTCCCGGATCGCCGCCGCGCTCACCCCGGCCGCCGCCGGGCGCATGGTGCAGCTGCCGCCGGGCGTCGACGAGAAGACCTTCCATCCCGACTCGGGCGGCGCCGAGGTGCGCGAGCGGCTCGGGCTCAGCGACCGGCCGGTCGTCGTGTGCGTCTCCCGGCTGGTGCCGCGCAAGGGCCAGGACACGCTGATCCTCGCCATGCCCGAGATCCTGCGCCGGGTGCCGGATGCGGTCCTGCTGATCGTCGGCGGCGGCCCGTACGAGCAGGACCTGAGGAAGCTCGCGGCCCGCACCGGCGTGGCCGCCTCCGTGCGCTTCACCGGCGCCGTGCCGTGGGCCGAGCTCCCCGCGCACTACGGGGCGGGCGACGTCTTCGCGATGCCCTGCCGCACCCGTCGCGGCGGGCTCGACGTCGAGGGCCTCGGCATCGTCTACCTGGAGGCCTCCGCCACCGGGCTGCCGGTCGTCGCGGGCGACTCGGGCGGCGCCCCGGACGCGGTCCTCGACGGCGAGACCGGCTGGGTGGTCCGGGGCGGGGTCCCCGAGGAGTCGGCCGACCGCATCGCGACCCTGCTCCTCGACCCCGAGCTGCGCGCCCGCATGGGCGAGCGCGGCCGGCGGTGGGTCGAGGAGAAGTGGCGCTGGGACCTGCTGGCCGAGCGGCTGAGGGAACTGCTCTAG
- a CDS encoding SRPBCC family protein, translating to MAEHTSSSITIEAAPAEVMSVIADFARYPEWTGEVKEAEVLETDGAGRAEKVRLLLDAGAIKDDHTLAYTWTGDDEVSWTLVKSQMLRSLDGSYRLAPAAGGARTEVTYQLTVDVKIPMLGMIKRKAEKVIIDRALQGLKQRVESGK from the coding sequence ATGGCGGAACACACCAGCTCGAGCATCACCATCGAGGCGGCCCCGGCCGAGGTCATGAGCGTGATCGCCGACTTCGCGCGCTACCCCGAGTGGACGGGCGAGGTGAAGGAGGCCGAGGTCCTGGAGACCGACGGCGCCGGCCGCGCGGAGAAGGTCCGCCTCCTCCTCGACGCGGGCGCGATCAAGGACGACCACACCCTCGCCTACACCTGGACCGGCGACGACGAGGTCAGCTGGACCCTCGTCAAGTCCCAGATGCTCCGCTCCCTCGACGGCTCCTACCGGCTCGCCCCGGCGGCCGGCGGCGCCCGCACCGAGGTCACCTACCAGCTGACCGTGGACGTCAAGATCCCGATGCTCGGCATGATCAAGCGCAAGGCCGAGAAGGTCATCATCGACCGCGCCCTCCAGGGCCTGAAGCAGCGCGTCGAGTCGGGGAAGTAG
- a CDS encoding ArsA family ATPase — protein sequence MRIILVTGTGGAGRTAVAAGTALAEARAGRRVLLVSAETGPGTAAAADTLRVLTPDPAADFRREFLALQSRSTTALDLLGTTPFEEAELTELPGSGQFALLRAVRDAAAGDADLVVVDLPPLREALALLALPEQLRRYLRRLLPPERQAARALRPMLAQLAGVPLPAQWLFEATSRWEAELAAVQDVVDSPHTGVRLVVEPGPAAAEALRTARLGLALQGLALDAVVANRVLPADSADPWFAGLAAEQHRHLADLREQHPAVHELPHLGRAPRGPEDLALLAVGDLPGVPAPGWTVEDRREADGILVWHVPLPGAVKDGLSLVRRGDELLLTVGPFRRNVPLPAVLRRCTVSGAGLVDGDLRIRFTPDPGLWPKAAP from the coding sequence ATGCGGATCATCCTCGTCACCGGAACCGGCGGAGCCGGACGCACCGCCGTCGCGGCGGGCACGGCACTCGCCGAGGCCAGGGCAGGCCGGCGGGTCCTCCTCGTGTCGGCGGAGACCGGCCCCGGGACGGCGGCCGCCGCGGACACCCTCCGCGTGCTCACCCCCGACCCTGCCGCGGACTTCCGCCGGGAGTTCCTCGCCCTCCAGTCCCGCTCCACCACCGCCCTCGACCTCCTCGGCACCACCCCCTTCGAGGAGGCCGAGCTCACCGAGCTTCCAGGCAGCGGCCAGTTCGCCCTGCTCAGGGCCGTACGGGACGCGGCGGCCGGCGACGCCGACCTGGTCGTCGTCGACCTGCCCCCGCTGCGCGAGGCCCTCGCCCTGCTCGCCCTGCCCGAACAGCTGCGCCGCTACCTGCGCCGTCTGCTGCCCCCCGAGCGGCAGGCCGCCCGCGCGCTGCGCCCCATGCTCGCCCAACTCGCCGGAGTGCCCCTGCCCGCGCAGTGGCTCTTCGAGGCCACCTCCCGCTGGGAGGCCGAGCTCGCCGCCGTCCAGGACGTCGTCGACTCCCCGCACACCGGCGTCCGGCTCGTCGTCGAACCCGGCCCCGCCGCGGCCGAGGCCCTGCGCACCGCCCGTCTCGGCCTCGCCCTCCAGGGCCTCGCCCTCGACGCCGTCGTCGCCAACCGGGTGCTGCCCGCCGACTCCGCGGACCCCTGGTTCGCCGGCCTCGCCGCCGAGCAGCACCGGCACCTCGCCGACCTGCGCGAGCAGCACCCCGCCGTGCACGAGCTCCCGCACCTCGGGCGCGCCCCCCGCGGCCCCGAGGACCTCGCCCTGCTCGCCGTCGGGGACCTGCCCGGCGTCCCCGCGCCCGGCTGGACCGTCGAGGACCGCCGCGAGGCGGACGGCATCCTGGTCTGGCACGTCCCGCTGCCCGGCGCCGTCAAGGACGGCCTCTCGCTGGTCCGCCGCGGCGACGAACTGCTCCTCACCGTCGGCCCGTTCCGCCGCAACGTCCCCCTCCCGGCCGTGCTGCGCCGCTGCACCGTCAGCGGTGCCGGACTCGTCGACGGCGACCTCCGGATCCGTTTCACGCCGGACCCCGGACTCTGGCCCAAGGCCGCCCCCTGA
- a CDS encoding DUF5304 domain-containing protein: MSDSDAWAKACAEDLEAEKARRRAERGEEPGTPAEEFRKLFEAVAEKFSGTLGGPLLGGQAAETVQQVVNQAKALVEPVIERNPQVFDHLAAAGNELLAAYRSAVQGQETRWTRGDTSGTEPDDPRDEGRDEGPGAGQHIDLD, translated from the coding sequence ATGAGCGATTCGGACGCCTGGGCCAAGGCCTGCGCCGAGGACCTGGAGGCCGAGAAGGCCCGCCGCCGCGCGGAGCGCGGGGAGGAGCCCGGCACCCCGGCCGAGGAGTTCCGCAAGCTCTTCGAGGCCGTCGCCGAGAAGTTCTCCGGCACCCTCGGCGGCCCCCTCCTCGGCGGCCAGGCCGCCGAGACCGTCCAGCAGGTCGTCAACCAGGCGAAGGCCCTCGTCGAGCCCGTCATCGAGCGCAACCCGCAGGTCTTCGACCACCTCGCGGCCGCCGGCAACGAGCTCCTCGCCGCCTACCGCTCGGCCGTCCAGGGCCAGGAGACCCGCTGGACCCGGGGCGACACCAGCGGTACGGAACCGGACGATCCGCGCGACGAGGGCCGCGACGAGGGCCCGGGGGCCGGGCAGCACATCGATCTGGACTGA
- a CDS encoding glycosyltransferase 87 family protein encodes MTGAAGTAARDGLGRGALAREMARDGLRLPVGVWAVTRVLLLLCVFKVVVIPGPDVTSDVEQIYQGWYEVLRTGTYPLDDVTWQYPPAAALAILSPALLPFLGYSAAFFVLSLVCDAFVFGLLVYAGRRPGRSMRGAWLWIAGVALLGPTAYARYDLMVTAVAVAGLLAAVRRPAVLGALAGFGAMLKVWPVLLLAGTARGRATLRSWPAAAGTAAGVLLLCVLAAPGALAFLGFQRDRGTEVESLGALVFHVARNFGWEGEARMNYGSIEFLGPGVSAVSTAAMVLTFAAFGWLLVWRLRTRRFFTSTTADAAFVAVLLFVTTSRVISPQYMIWLVGLAAVCLVYRASRMRGPAHLVLWATAVTQFEFPVWFSHVSHSDPLGIALLLVRNGLLVAACLSACRILWRQTVTEPRPVPVRVPAQAEREKTPASASS; translated from the coding sequence ATGACGGGCGCGGCGGGCACGGCGGCACGGGACGGCCTCGGACGGGGCGCGCTGGCCCGCGAGATGGCCCGGGACGGTCTGCGGCTGCCGGTCGGCGTCTGGGCCGTCACCCGGGTCCTGCTGCTGCTCTGCGTCTTCAAGGTCGTGGTGATCCCCGGCCCGGACGTGACGAGCGACGTCGAGCAGATCTACCAGGGCTGGTACGAGGTGCTGCGGACCGGCACGTACCCGCTGGACGACGTCACCTGGCAGTACCCGCCGGCGGCGGCGCTCGCGATCCTCTCCCCCGCCCTGCTGCCCTTCCTCGGCTACTCGGCCGCCTTCTTCGTGCTCAGCCTGGTGTGCGACGCGTTCGTCTTCGGGCTGCTCGTGTACGCGGGGCGACGGCCGGGGCGTTCGATGCGCGGGGCGTGGCTGTGGATCGCGGGCGTCGCGCTGCTCGGGCCGACCGCGTACGCGCGCTACGACCTGATGGTGACGGCCGTGGCGGTGGCGGGGCTCCTCGCGGCGGTGCGCAGGCCCGCGGTGCTCGGCGCGCTCGCCGGGTTCGGGGCGATGCTGAAGGTCTGGCCGGTGCTGCTGCTCGCGGGCACCGCGCGCGGCCGGGCCACCCTGCGCTCCTGGCCGGCGGCGGCCGGCACGGCGGCCGGGGTGCTGCTGCTGTGCGTGCTCGCGGCGCCCGGGGCGCTCGCCTTCCTCGGCTTCCAGCGGGACCGGGGCACCGAGGTCGAGTCGCTGGGCGCGCTCGTCTTCCACGTGGCCCGGAACTTCGGCTGGGAGGGCGAGGCGCGGATGAACTACGGCTCGATCGAGTTCCTGGGCCCGGGGGTCTCCGCGGTGTCCACGGCGGCGATGGTGCTGACGTTCGCCGCCTTCGGCTGGCTGCTGGTGTGGCGGCTGCGCACCCGCCGCTTCTTCACCTCCACGACCGCGGACGCGGCCTTCGTTGCGGTGCTGCTGTTCGTCACGACGAGCCGGGTGATCAGCCCCCAGTACATGATCTGGCTGGTGGGCCTGGCCGCGGTCTGCCTGGTCTACCGGGCGAGCCGGATGCGCGGGCCGGCGCACCTGGTGCTGTGGGCGACGGCGGTGACGCAGTTCGAGTTCCCGGTGTGGTTCTCGCACGTCTCGCACAGCGACCCGCTGGGCATCGCGCTGCTGCTGGTCCGCAACGGGCTGCTCGTCGCCGCCTGCCTCTCCGCCTGCCGGATCCTGTGGCGGCAGACGGTGACGGAGCCCCGGCCGGTGCCGGTCCGGGTGCCCGCTCAGGCCGAGCGGGAGAAGACCCCGGCCTCGGCGTCCTCCTGA
- a CDS encoding endonuclease/exonuclease/phosphatase family protein → MATGANPSTTSISELPKSRTEPDGSAVVRVLSYNVRSMRDDEDALARVIRACAPDLVFVQEAPRFFRWRKHAARLAAKSELVVLSGGATAAGPMLLCSLRATVERTEDVLLPLTPGLHRRGLATAVVRLGGARVGLVSCHLSLRAEERYAQAGLVLDRVAALGAPHAIVAGDLNEGPEGRSFGRLAKELQDGWATSPWGGEHTFDPTAPRRRIDAILTTPGIEVLACGVPEDLDPDDLRTATDHLPVLAVVRIPAA, encoded by the coding sequence ATGGCGACCGGTGCGAACCCTTCGACGACCTCGATCAGCGAGCTGCCCAAGTCCCGTACGGAACCCGACGGTTCGGCCGTCGTCCGGGTCCTCTCCTACAACGTCCGCTCGATGCGCGACGACGAGGACGCCCTCGCCCGGGTCATCCGGGCCTGCGCCCCCGACCTGGTCTTCGTGCAGGAGGCCCCGCGCTTCTTCCGCTGGCGCAAGCACGCGGCCCGGCTCGCCGCCAAGAGCGAGCTCGTGGTCCTCTCCGGCGGCGCGACCGCGGCCGGGCCGATGCTCCTGTGCTCGCTGCGGGCCACCGTCGAACGCACGGAGGACGTCCTGCTGCCCCTCACCCCGGGACTCCACCGGCGCGGCCTGGCCACCGCCGTGGTCCGCCTCGGCGGCGCCCGGGTCGGGCTCGTCAGCTGCCACCTGAGCCTGCGCGCCGAGGAGCGCTACGCCCAGGCCGGCCTGGTCCTCGACCGGGTCGCCGCCCTCGGCGCCCCGCACGCGATCGTCGCAGGCGACCTCAACGAGGGCCCCGAAGGCCGGAGCTTCGGCCGCCTGGCCAAGGAGCTCCAGGACGGCTGGGCGACCAGCCCCTGGGGCGGCGAACACACCTTCGACCCGACCGCCCCGCGCCGCCGCATCGACGCGATCCTCACCACCCCGGGCATCGAGGTCCTCGCCTGCGGCGTCCCCGAGGACCTGGACCCGGACGACCTGCGGACGGCGACGGACCACCTGCCGGTGCTGGCGGTGGTCCGTATTCCTGCTGCGTGA
- a CDS encoding ROK family glucokinase, with protein sequence MGLTIGVDIGGTKIAAGVVDEEGNILDTHTVPTPPTPEGIVDAICAAVSEAGKGYQIEAVGIGAAGYVDDKRATVLFAPNIDWRHEPLKDKVEQRVGLPVVVENDANAAAWGEYRFGAGQGHEDVICITLGTGLGGGIIIGNKLRRGRFGVAAEFGHIRVVPDGLLCGCGSQGCWEQYASGRALVRYAKQRAAATPEHAKALLALGDGTPEGIQGKHVSEAARAGDPVATDSFRELARWAGAGLADLASLFDPSAFIVGGGVSDEGELVLDPIRKSFRRWLIGGQWRPHAQVLAAQLGNKAGLVGAADLARQG encoded by the coding sequence ATGGGACTCACCATCGGCGTCGACATCGGCGGCACGAAGATCGCGGCCGGCGTGGTCGACGAGGAGGGCAACATCCTCGACACGCACACCGTGCCCACCCCGCCGACCCCCGAGGGCATCGTCGACGCCATCTGCGCCGCGGTCTCCGAGGCCGGCAAGGGGTACCAGATCGAGGCCGTCGGCATCGGAGCCGCGGGCTACGTCGACGACAAGCGCGCCACCGTCCTCTTCGCGCCGAACATCGACTGGCGGCACGAGCCGCTGAAGGACAAGGTCGAGCAGCGGGTCGGACTCCCCGTCGTCGTCGAGAACGACGCCAACGCCGCCGCCTGGGGCGAGTACCGCTTCGGCGCCGGCCAGGGCCACGAGGACGTCATCTGCATCACCCTGGGCACCGGCCTGGGCGGCGGCATCATCATCGGCAACAAGCTGCGCCGCGGACGCTTCGGCGTCGCCGCCGAGTTCGGCCACATCAGGGTCGTGCCCGACGGCCTGCTGTGCGGCTGCGGCAGCCAGGGCTGCTGGGAGCAGTACGCCTCCGGCCGCGCCCTCGTCCGGTACGCGAAGCAGCGCGCCGCCGCCACCCCCGAGCACGCGAAGGCGCTGCTGGCGCTGGGCGACGGCACCCCCGAGGGCATCCAGGGCAAGCACGTCAGCGAGGCCGCCCGCGCGGGCGACCCGGTCGCCACGGACTCCTTCCGCGAGCTGGCCCGCTGGGCCGGGGCGGGCCTGGCCGACCTGGCCTCGCTCTTCGACCCGTCGGCGTTCATCGTCGGCGGCGGCGTCTCCGACGAGGGCGAGCTGGTCCTGGACCCGATCCGCAAGTCGTTCCGGCGCTGGCTGATCGGCGGCCAGTGGCGTCCGCACGCGCAGGTGCTCGCCGCCCAGCTCGGCAACAAGGCCGGGCTCGTCGGCGCGGCCGACCTGGCCCGCCAGGGCTGA
- a CDS encoding AMP-dependent synthetase/ligase has translation MREFSLPALYEVPTDGNLTDLIRRNAAQHPDVAVMGRKVAGGWADVTAKQFLAEVRGAAKGLVAAGVEPGDRVALLSRTRYEWVLLDFAIWSAGAVTVPVYETSSPEQIQWILGDSGASLALVESAAHEESIASVRAGLPDLKGVWQIDADAVARLTETGAGVSDEELDRRMSAAHADDPATIVYTSGTTGRPKGCVLTHRAFFAECGNVVERLKPLFRTGECSVLLFLPAAHVFGRLVEVASVMAPIKLGCLPDIKNLTDELASFRPTLILGVPRVFEKVYNSARAKAQADGKGKIFDKAAHTAIAYSRALSTPQGPSFGLKLKHKVFDKLVYSKLRAVLGGRGEYAISGGAPLGERLGHFFRGIGFTVLEGYGLTESCAATAFNPWDRQKIGTVGQPLPGSVVRIADDGEVLLHGEHIFSGYWNNEAATAEALADGWFHTGDIGTLDEDGYLAITGRKKEILVTAGGKNVAPAVIEDRIRAHALVAECMVVGDGRPFVGALVTVDEEFLGRWAADHGKPAGATAATLRDDPELLAEVQRAIDDGNAAVSKAESVRKFRILSAQFTEEAGHITPSLKLKRNVVAKDFADEIEAIYQG, from the coding sequence TTGCGCGAGTTCAGCCTTCCGGCCCTGTACGAGGTCCCCACGGACGGCAACCTGACGGATCTCATCCGCCGCAACGCCGCCCAGCACCCAGACGTCGCCGTGATGGGGCGCAAGGTCGCGGGCGGCTGGGCTGACGTCACCGCCAAGCAGTTCCTCGCCGAGGTCCGTGGGGCGGCCAAGGGCCTCGTCGCCGCCGGTGTCGAGCCCGGCGACCGGGTCGCGCTGCTCTCCCGCACCCGCTACGAGTGGGTGCTCCTCGACTTCGCGATCTGGAGCGCGGGCGCCGTGACGGTGCCGGTGTACGAGACCAGCTCGCCGGAGCAGATCCAGTGGATCCTCGGCGACTCGGGCGCCTCGCTGGCCCTCGTCGAGAGCGCCGCGCACGAGGAGTCGATCGCCTCGGTCCGCGCCGGCCTGCCGGACCTCAAGGGCGTCTGGCAGATCGACGCCGACGCGGTCGCCCGGCTGACCGAGACCGGTGCCGGGGTCTCCGACGAGGAGCTGGACCGCCGGATGTCGGCCGCGCACGCGGACGACCCGGCCACGATCGTGTACACCTCGGGCACCACGGGCCGCCCCAAGGGCTGCGTGCTCACCCACCGCGCCTTCTTCGCCGAGTGCGGCAACGTGGTCGAGCGGCTGAAGCCGCTGTTCCGTACGGGCGAGTGCTCGGTCCTGCTGTTCCTGCCGGCCGCGCACGTCTTCGGCCGGCTGGTCGAGGTCGCCTCCGTGATGGCGCCGATCAAGCTGGGCTGTCTGCCCGACATCAAGAACCTCACCGACGAGCTGGCCTCCTTCCGGCCGACGCTGATCCTCGGCGTGCCGCGCGTCTTCGAGAAGGTCTACAACTCGGCGCGGGCCAAGGCGCAGGCGGACGGCAAGGGCAAGATCTTCGACAAGGCCGCGCACACGGCCATCGCGTACAGCCGGGCGCTGAGCACCCCTCAGGGCCCGTCCTTCGGCCTGAAGCTGAAGCACAAGGTCTTCGACAAGCTGGTCTACTCGAAGCTGCGCGCGGTCCTCGGCGGCCGCGGCGAGTACGCGATCTCGGGCGGCGCGCCGCTGGGCGAGCGGCTCGGGCACTTCTTCCGCGGCATCGGCTTCACCGTCCTGGAGGGCTACGGCCTGACGGAGTCCTGCGCGGCGACCGCCTTCAACCCCTGGGACCGGCAGAAGATCGGCACGGTCGGGCAGCCGCTGCCGGGTTCGGTGGTGCGCATCGCCGACGACGGCGAGGTGCTGCTGCACGGCGAGCACATCTTCTCCGGCTACTGGAACAACGAGGCCGCGACGGCCGAGGCGCTCGCGGACGGCTGGTTCCACACCGGCGACATCGGCACCCTCGACGAGGACGGCTACCTCGCGATCACCGGCCGCAAGAAGGAGATCCTGGTGACGGCGGGCGGCAAGAACGTCGCCCCGGCGGTCATCGAGGACCGGATCCGGGCGCACGCCCTGGTCGCCGAGTGCATGGTGGTCGGCGACGGGCGCCCGTTCGTGGGCGCGCTCGTGACCGTGGACGAGGAGTTCCTGGGCCGCTGGGCCGCCGACCACGGCAAGCCGGCCGGCGCGACGGCGGCGACGCTGCGGGACGACCCGGAGCTGCTCGCGGAGGTCCAGCGGGCGATCGACGACGGCAACGCGGCGGTCTCGAAGGCGGAGTCGGTGCGGAAGTTCCGTATCCTGTCCGCGCAGTTCACCGAGGAGGCGGGGCACATCACCCCGTCGCTGAAGCTGAAGCGGAACGTGGTGGCGAAGGACTTCGCCGACGAGATCGAGGCGATCTACCAGGGCTGA
- a CDS encoding metallophosphoesterase family protein, whose translation MVSDVHGNTGALAKAGEGADALICLGDLVLFLDYADHARGIFPDLFGVENADLIVELRTARRFDEARDLGRRLWGELGIDRATAIESAVRRQYAEMFAAFPTPTYATYGNVDIPGLWPEYAGPGTTVLDGERIELGGLVFGFVGGGLHSPMRTPYEISEEEYAAKVEALGEVDVLCSHIPPDVPELTYDTVARRFERGSRALLDAIHRVRPRYALFGHVHQPLARRMRIGGTECVNVGHFAATGRPWTLEW comes from the coding sequence GTGGTGAGCGACGTGCACGGCAACACCGGGGCCCTCGCCAAGGCCGGGGAGGGCGCGGACGCCCTGATATGTCTCGGGGACCTGGTGCTCTTCCTCGACTACGCCGACCACGCGCGCGGCATCTTCCCCGACCTCTTCGGCGTCGAGAACGCCGACCTCATCGTCGAGCTGCGCACCGCCCGCCGCTTCGACGAGGCCCGCGACCTGGGCCGCCGGCTCTGGGGCGAGCTCGGCATCGACCGCGCCACCGCCATCGAGTCGGCCGTCCGCCGCCAGTACGCCGAGATGTTCGCCGCCTTCCCCACCCCCACGTACGCCACCTACGGCAACGTCGACATCCCCGGCCTCTGGCCCGAGTACGCGGGCCCCGGCACCACCGTCCTCGACGGCGAGCGGATCGAGCTCGGCGGCCTCGTCTTCGGCTTCGTCGGCGGCGGCCTGCACAGCCCCATGCGCACGCCCTACGAGATCTCCGAGGAGGAGTACGCGGCCAAGGTCGAGGCCCTCGGCGAGGTCGACGTGCTCTGCTCCCACATCCCGCCGGACGTCCCCGAGCTCACCTACGACACCGTCGCCCGCCGCTTCGAGCGCGGCAGCCGCGCCCTCCTCGACGCCATCCACCGGGTCCGCCCCCGCTACGCCCTCTTCGGCCACGTCCACCAGCCGCTCGCCCGCCGGATGCGGATCGGCGGGACCGAGTGCGTCAACGTCGGCCACTTCGCGGCGACCGGGCGCCCCTGGACCCTGGAGTGGTGA